Sequence from the Natronomonas marina genome:
GCCGCCCCCGTCCCCCGGCGAGTGGCAGCGCTGGACGGGCGCCGCCGACCCCGAGATCACCGCCGTCAACGCCGCCTTCGCCCTCGCCCTGCTGGAGCGGCACGACGCCATCGACGACGACCACCGCCTCTACGACCTCGCGGACGCGGCGGCCGCCGACGCGCCCGAGGTGTCGCTGTCGACGTTCAAGACCCACTTCCGGTCGCTGGGTGCCGACCCCGACGCCTCCGAGTACCGCAAGGCGCTCGTCGACGTCACCCGCGAGTACGCCCTCTGCGGCGAGCGAGCGGCGGACTGAAGGGGACGCCGCCACATCCCGGAGTCGTGAGCGAAGTCACGATTCGCGCCGCCACCGAGGACGACGTCGAGGGCATCTTGCGGGTCGCCGACCGGGGCTGGCGGGCGGCCTACGGCGACTTCCTCCCCGAGGACGTCATCGACACGGCGATGGCCGAGTGGTACGACGCTGGCGCCACCGCCCGGACCCTCGACCGCGAGGACGTCGCCTACTTCGTCGCCGACGCCGACCGCCGGGTCGTCGGCTACGTCAGCGGCGGCCCGGCCGACGGCACGCCCGACGAGGCCGTCCTCGGCGCCATCTACGTCGACCCCGACCGGTGGGGCGAGGGCATCGGAAGCCGCCTCCTCGAGCGGTTCGAGGCCTGGTGTCTCGACCGCAATCGGCCGTCGATACGGTTCCGCGTTCTCGCGGCCAACGACCTCGGCGCCGCCTTCTACCGGTCGCACGGCTACGAGGTCGCCCACGAGGAGTCCTCGGAACTGTTCGGCGAACCCGTCACCGACCTGTGCTTCCGGGGGAACGTCGACGAGTGAGGTCCGCCGGGCCGGGACGGTGCGCTCCCACCGACGGGCCGGCTCGGGTCCCGTCCCGTTGCGTATGTGAAAGGTATTTACCTGTTCTGGCCGATTTCACATTCAATGTCCCCGCGTGCGGATCTCCGCTCGGCGCTCGCCGAGCGGGACGTTCCCCGAATCTGGCTGTTTCGTGCCGCCGTCGTCGTCCTCGTGCTCGCGCTGTGTACGCCCGCTGCGGCCTCCTACGTGACCTACGAGGAGACGAGCCACCAGCGCGGCACGCTGGAGTCGGTCGCCGAAAACGAGACCGTCATCAGCATCCAGGGCTTCCACTTCGAGGGCGAGGGCAGTTCGAAGAAACCCTCCGGACTGGTCGGCGTCGACGGCCGCGCCCAGACCGAGTGGACGCTCAACGGCTCCGAGGCCGACTGGCCCGTCGACACCGTCGACCAGTCGTGGTGGTTCTACGACGTCGACCCGCTGCCGAACGGCAACTTCCTCGTCGTCAACACCTTCCCCGGCGAGACGTTCGTCCACGAGTACGACCCCGAGACCGGCGAACGGATCTGGGGCGAGCGGTTCCCCGAGATGGTCGACACCCACGACGTCGCCTACCTGAACGACGAGGAGATCGCCATTGCCAACATGCGCAACTACGACGAGGAGGCCGGCGTCAGCGACGACCGGGTCGTCATCTACAACCGCACGCAGGGTGAGATCACCTGGGAGTGGTACTTCCGGGAGCACTACCCGGCCGACATGGACGGCGGGATGAACGAGGACTGGAGCCACGTCAACGACGTCGACCCCGTCGGCGAGGACCGCCTGCTCCTGTCGCCGCGGAACTTCGACCAGGCCATCGTCGTCAACCGCACCACCGGCGACATCGTGATGCAACTCGGTGAAGACGGCAACCACTCCGTGCTCAACGAGCAGCACAACCCCGACTACTTCGAGAGCGAGGACGGCACGCCGACGATGCTGGTCGCCGACAGCGAGAACGACCGCATCGTCGAGTACGCCCTCACCGACGAGTGCGAGCGGCCCGAGGGCGTCGAGAAGGCCGGCAACCGCCTCGACTGCGAGTGGGAACTCGTCTGGGAACTCGGCGGCCCCGAGCAGTTCAACTGGCCCCGGGACGCCGACCGCCTGCCGAACGGCAACACCCTGGTGACCGACTCGCTGAACCACCGCGTCATCGAGGTGACGCCCACCGGCGAAATCGTCTGGGAGTACTACGTCGGCTGGGGCCCTTACGACGCCGAGCGGGGCGAAACGGAGTCGTCGGGCCCGACGATGCAGGACATGAACGTCTCCGGGTCCTACGACGTCAACGGCAGCGCTGGCCTCGAACCCGGCACCGGCAACAGCACGACGCTGGCGGGGTGGATGTCCGCGATGGCGGCCGGCACGCCCGCCGAGGCGTCCGTCGACGAGGCCGCCCAGCGGTGGTCCCACGTCGCCCCCTGGATATACCCCGTCTGGATGTCCGACTGGGACTTCGCGTACGTCATCCTCGCCGTCGTCCTGTCGCTCGTCTGGGCCGTCTACGAGGGCTACCGGAAGCGCGGCGTCGTCGTCGACGCGGTGGCGGGCTGAACCGGGGGCGGCGGGTTCGACTTCCCGTTCCGCGACCGGCCGCGGGGCTGTCGGGCGACGTGAAACCGAGAGAAGACGGAAAACGACTTAGCGAGCGGCCGCCGCGACGCGCTCCTGTTCTTCCTTCTGGCTGACCGGGTACGCCTGCAGGTCGTAGTTGGCGGCGCCGACGAGCTGGTTGGCCAGCGCCTCCTCGACTGGGGTCGGCGTCTTGAACGACGCGTTGTAGGTGCCCTGGGCGATGAACTTCAGCGCCTGGTCGACGCGGCGCTGGGGGGCCACGTCGACGGCCTTCGGGACCGAGATGCCGCCGTACTTCAGGCGGACCGTCTCCTCGCGCGGACCGGCGTTCTCGACGGCCGTCACGAGCACCTGGACCGGGTTCTCCTCGGTCCGCTCGTGGACGATGTCGAACGCCTCCCGGACGATGCGGGTGGCCTGCTGCTTCTTGCCGGTGTTCTCGTCGGTCTGCATCAGCCGATTGATGAGCCGCTCGACGACCGACAGCTCCGACTTCTTGAACTGCTTGTCGGTGTGTCGCCCCATCGTGTGGGCGATGGGCGTCACCGTGATGTAGCGCTGCGTCGAGGGGTCGCCGTACTCGATGCCGGAGACCTCCCACTCGCCGAACAGCTTCGCCGAGACGCGCTCGTCGTCCGTCGAGGCGGGCGCGTCCGGTTCGGGCGCTTCCGAACTCATCGGACTGGCTTCTCCGCGTTCCCGCGGACGAGTTCGATGAGCGAGACGCCGTTCACCTTCTCGACCTTGTAGTTGACACCCGAGAGGTCGCCCATCGCACGACCCTTGGCGCCGCCGATGCCCGCGATGGTGACCTCGTCGTGTTCGTCGATAAAGGAGATGGCACCGTCGCCGGGGCAGAAGGCGGTGACCTGCTTGCCGTTCTTGATGAGCTGCACCCGGACGCACTTCCGGATGGCCGAGTTGGGCTGCTTTGCCTCGATGCCGACCTTCTCGAGGACGATGCCCCGACCCTGCGGGGCGCCCTCGAGGGGGTCGGACTTCTTGCCGAGTCCGCGAGCACGGCGCGCGTAGTCCGAGTCGGACCACCGATGTTTCTGGCGGTCCTTCTTGAGTTTGCGCGCGGCGTATTTGCCGTTCGCCATAGTACCCCTTGCTTCCCTGCGGAGCTACTTAAGCATCCCTTTTCGGGACCGCCGTCGTGCCCGCTCGACGGGGGCCAACGGGGGATTTTAGTCGCTGTGGCACCTCGTGCCACGCGTGCCGTCGACACCCGAGGGCGGACCGCGAACCTACGCCATCGCCGCCGGCGACGCCGACTGCGAGCACGACGCACTCTCGGAACTGGGCGGCGACGCCGGCGCCAACCGCTACTTCCGGTGTCGCTCCTGTGGCGGCGTCCTCGTGCGGGAGTCGCCGATGCAGAGCGAGGGCACCGACGTCGACCTCGGCACCGTCGACCCCCGGATGGACGACCTGCTGGCGGACCTCGACCACTACCACGACCGGCAACCCGCGTCCCCCCTCGACCGCGCCGCCGACGCCCTCCGTCGGCTGCTACGGTAGCTCTATCTCGTCGACGCCGAAGTGTCGCCCGGCCAACCGCCGGGCCAACTCGATGTTGCGGCCGTCGGCGCCGATGGCGACGCCGCGGTCCTCGCGGTCGACCTCCGCGTAGGCGACGGTCGTGTCGTTCTCGCTGATGGTCACGTTGTAGACGGCCGCCGGCGCCAGGGCGTTGGCCACGAAGGCCGCCGCCGTGTCCGCGCCCTCGACGATTTCGACGGCGCGGCCCAGTTTCTCCTCGAGTCGCTGGACGTGCTCGCCGCCCGGTCCGATGGCCTGCCCCATCGTCCCCGGCGGGACGACGAAGACAACCCGGTCGTACTCCTCGTCGACGATGCAGTCGGTCGCCGCGACGTCGGTCTCGGCGTCGAGGACCGCGATGTGCCGTCTGGCCTCGTCGGTGAGCGTGACGGCCACGGCCTCAGTCGTCGGCAGTCCCGCCGTCGGCGCGCTTCGCGCTCATCCGCAGGTCGACGTCGCCGGTGCCGAGTTTGATGGGCTTGCCGACGATGACGTTCTCCGTGACCCCGTCGAGGGCGTCGACCTCGCCGTGGATGGCGGCGTCAAGCAGGTGGTTGACCGTCACCTCGAACGCGGCGCGGGCGAGCACCGAGTCCTTGTTGCCGGAGATGCCGTGCCGGCCGATGGACTCTATCTCGCCGTTGTTCGTCATGATGTCCGCGACCAGCATCAGGTGCCGGATGTTCACGTCGTCCAGCCCCTGCTCCTCGAGGGTGTTCATCGTCTCCTCGATGATGGCCTCGCGGGCCGCCTCGATGCCGAGGTTCTTGTGGATCTCGTGGATGTTGTTGCAGGTCGTCCGCGAGGCGTCGACGCCCTCGATGTCGAGGACGTCGCCGAACGACGACCCCTCGGTGTAGAGGACGAACTCCTCGCCGTCGTCGAGTTCCTCCTTCCGGATGACGACGCGGCTGATCTCGTCGATGCCCTTGAACACGACCTCCCGGAGCTCCTCGACGAGCTGGAGCAGTTCGCGGTAGGAGGGCTGGTCGGGCCCGAACTCGATGATGGCCGGTTCCGGCTGGACGGTGTCGACGCCCAGCTTCGACTCGATGGTGTCGGCGATCTCGCCGGCCACCTCGTCGAGGCTCTCGACGGTCGGCCACCGCTCCTCCAGCGTCTCCTCGTTGAGGTCGATGCGGACCAGCATGTCCGCGACGTTCGTCGAGACGTCGCCCAACGCGAGGATGCGCGTCGCCTCGATCTTCCAGACCACCTCGTGGGCCTTCTCGCGGTCCGTCGCGTACTCGTCCTCGAGGTGGACCGTCATCATCGGCGTGTCCGGCGTCTTCCGGGCGTCCACCAGTTCGATGAGCCGCGGCAGCCCCTGCGTGACGTCGATTTCCGCGACGCCCGCGTAGTGGAACGTGTTCATCGTGTTGTGCGTCACGACGCCCTCGGCGGTCGTGAACGTCTCCAGGCCACTAACGGAGAAGTCGTAGACGTATTCGTGGTTGCTCTCGACCGTCTCGATGGACTCGATTCGGTCCCACACGACATCGCCCGTCACTGCGCGTCGAAGGGCGTCGACTTCAGGGTGTGGCCCGTCGAGTTCCGATTCGGCCTCGGCGACGAGGCGGGTGAGCCGATTCCGGCCGATGCGCTGTCGCTTCGTCGCGCTGTTCACCTGCCGTTTCGGGATTCCGGCAGCTTCGGCCACCGCGTCGAGCGAATCGCCGAAGTTCGGAATCTGATCGGTCGCGTCGGGGCCATCGGTGTCGATCCCGTCGGCGAGTGCGTCGAGGGCCTCACTCCGTTCGCCGACCATACCGATACGGTCGACGAATCGCGGAACGTGTTTCTTCGGAACACGCAGCGTCCGGGAGTCGTCCTGTTCCCCGAGCGTCGCGTACACGTCGAACCGAGCGAGTAGTAGCGCGATGCCCGCGGTGAGCCGGTTGCTGACCGAACTGGACCGAACGGCGTTCTTTCCGACGTTTCCGTCACCGCTAAAGTATCCTCGAAGGAGTCCGGCGACGAACGACTCGTCCGCCCCGACGGCGAAGCCGGGAATCGTCTTCTCGCCGTCGGTCACGCACGCAGCACGGAGGAAGTCGGTCAGCACCGTGCCGTTGAGTCGGATGTCGTATCCGTCCGCGAAGCCGCTGTCGTTCTCGTATTCGTTCACCGAGAGGTCGAACCGCGCCGCGAACGAGCGGATTCGGGACTGGAACTCCGGGTCGACGTTCGACACGGAGACGTAGTAGTCAGTCAGGGAGCCCTCGGCGAGCCACGCGCCGACGAAGAAGCCCGTCTCCTCGTCGAGCGGGAATCGCTCCGGGAGTCCGACGGTCCCCTGTGTCGGATACACAGCGTGCTCGTCGAGTCGCCCCGACTCGAGAGCATCCAGTTTGTTCCGACGTTGGTCCGCACCACCCGGAACGGCCTCGGTACCGCCGTCGGTGAGCGCGGAGGTGTACCAGTAGTCGCTGGCCGGGAGATACTCCCGCAGGTCGACGGAATCGCTGCCGGCGGCATCGATAGACGACACGACCGGGAGCCAGTCGCCGACATCGAGATTTTCGCCGGCAACGGGGACGACCTCGTTGTCCCGCCGGGTGACGAACGAGTGAGCCTTCGTCGCACGAACCGACCGGCCGGACTCCAGTTCGAACCGGAGCAGTTCGTCAGGCGTCTCGTGTCGGCTGACCTCTTCGACCGGCTTCCACTCGACGGTCTCGTCCGACGAGAGACTCGGAACTTCCAGACCGTCCGGTGCGAGTGCGACCTCGTGTCCGTCCAGCTGCCGCGCCTCCCGGCCCTCGATTAGCGAGTCGACGAGCGGGCCGATTTCGGTTACCTCGGTCTCGCCGTCGTGTCGGACGACGACTCGTTCGTCCGACGGCACCGACATCTGCGTTCCGGGCTCGCCGATGGACTGCGCCGAGACGGTGCCGACGGGGTCCAGCGGGTCGACGCGCGTCTCGAGGTACTGTGACTCGACGGCCTCGACGATTTGCTCGGCGTGGTCGACCGTCACGTCCTCCCGGGAGCCGACGGTCTCGTAGACCTCGTCCTTCAGCCGTCGGGGGAGATCCGAGGATTCGACCAGTTCCTCGACGTCGTCGGGAACCTCAGTCATCGGACTCCACCTCCGTGCCGCCGGCGGCGCGCCACGACTCGCCGTGCTCCGAGAGGTTCGTCGTCGGCTCGTCGATGCCGAGGAACTCCCGCTTTGCGGCCTCGGTGTCGAACTCCTCTTCGACGATGCGGTCGGTGATGGACTCGACATCGATGTCGAACTCCTCGCCGGAGGAGACCCGGACCGGCGAGGTGCCGTCCTCGCCGAACTCGAACTGGACGACGGTGTCGGAGGTGTCCCGGACGGTACCGTCGTACTGCGCTTCCAGTTCCGACAGCGCGTTGATAAGCCGGCGCTGGAGGTAGCCGGACTTCGAGGTCCGGACGGCGGTGTCGACCAGGCCCTCCCGGCCGCCCATCGCGTGGAAGAAGAACTCCTTGGGCGTCAGGCCGTTCCGGTAGGAGTTCTCGACGAAGCCGTGGGCGTCCGCCGAGAGGTCGTTCCGCTGGAAGTGACTCAGGGTGCGGTCCTCGTAGCCGCGGTTGATGCGCTCGCCGCGGACCGCCTGCTGGCCGACGCAGCCGGCCATCTGGGTGAGGTTCAGCATCGACCCACGGGCGCCGGACTGGGCCATCACCACGGCCGGGTTGTCGGTGTCGAAGTGGTCGTCGGCGATGTCGCCCGCCGAGTCGCGGGCCTTCCCGAGCGTCTGCATGATCTTCATCTCCAGGGTCTCGTCGACGGTCCGCCCGGGCAGCGACTCCAGTTCGCCGGCGCGGTAGGCCTCGATGAGGCTCTGGACCCGCTCGTAGGCGCTGTCGATGGCCTCACCGATCTGCTCTTCGGCGTCCCGCTCGATGGACTCGTCGTCGATGCCGATGGAGAACCCGAAGTGCATGATGGCCCGCATCGCCAGCGTCGCCACCTCGTTGACGAACTGCCGGGCGCGGGTGTTGCCGTACACCTTGCAGATGGTGTCGACGACCTCGCCGCCGAAGGCGCCGACGGCGTCCTCGTCGATGGTGCCGGAGACCAGCTGTCCCTCCTCGATGACGACGGTGTCGCCCGCCGAGGAGGTGAACTCGAGGCTGAGTCCGTCCGGCAGCAACTCCGAGAAGATGGTGCGGCCGGTCCAGTACTCCGTCCCCTCCTCGTCGGTGCCGTCCGGCTCCGGCAACTCGTCGATGCTCGTCGCTCGCAGCAGGTCCAGCGCCTGCGTCTCGTTGAACTGCGGGTTCTCGTTGGTCAGCAGGTACGTGCCGGAGATGTGGTCCTGAATGGCGCCGATGATGTTCTCGCCGAACCGGGGGCTGAGAATCTGCTCTTGGACCCGCATCAGGACGCGGGCTTCCGCACGGGCCTCCTCGTTCTGGAGGGCGTGCATGTTCATCTCGTCGCCGTCGAAGTCGGCGTTGTACGGCGGACAGACCGTCGTGTTCAGCCGGAACGTCTTGTACGGCATCACCACGACCTCGTGGGCCATGATGGACATCCGGTGCAGCGACGGCTGCCGGTTGAAGATGACGATGTCGCCGTCGATGAGGTGGCGGGCGACCTCCCATCCCGGCTCTATCTTCTCGGCCAGCTCCTCGCAGTTCTTCTCGGTTACCTTCAGCCGTCGGCCGTCCGGCCGCTTGACGTAGTTGGCGCCCGGATGTTCCTCGGGCCCGTTTGCGACGTAGCGGCGGGCCTCCGAGAGGTTCCGCTCGTTGACGTTCATCGTCTGGGTCATCTCGCTTGCGACCCGGTCGGGCACGCCGACCTCGTTCAGCGACAGGGTGGGGTCCGGCGAGATGACGGTCCGTGCCGAGAAGTTCACGCGCTTGCCGGACAGCGAGCCGCGGAAGCGGCCCTCCTTGCCCTTCAGCCGCTGGGAGAGCGTCTTCAGCGGCCGGCCGGACCGGTGCCGGGCCGGCGGCGTCCCGCTGATCTCGTTGTCCATGAACGTCGTGACGTGGTACTGCAGCAGTTCCCAGAGGTCCTCGATGATGAGCTGTGGGGCGCCGGCCTCGCGGTTCTCCATGAACCGCTGGTTGATGCGGATGATGTCGACCAGCTTGTGCGTGAGGTCGTCCTCGCTGCGCTGGCCGTTGTCCAGCGTGATCGAGGGCCGGGCGGTGACCGGCGGCACCGGCAGCACCGTCAGTATCATCCACTCCGGCCGGGACTTCTCGGAGCTGATGCCCAGCACCTCGATGTCCTCGTCGGGGATGTCCTCGAACCAGTCGCGGATGTCCGAGGGCATCAGCTTGTTCATGTCCTCCTCGGTGAGGTCGACGTCCAGGGCCTTCTCGATGGCCTCCCGGTCGTCGCGCTTCGGCCGGAACTCCCCGGAGAGGATCTGGTTGATGCGCTCCACCTCGACGCCGGTCTCCTCGGACAGTTCGGCCGGCGACACCGGCTCGCGGTCCTCGTCGTCGCCCTCGCCGTCGGGGTCCCGGCCCTCCATCGCCGCCGCGATTCGTTCGGGGTACTCCGAGGACAGCACCTGCTGGACCTCGTAGTACGTCGTCGGCTTCTCGTGGTTGATGTCGTACTGCTTCTCGCCGCAGTGCGGACAGCGGTCCTTCTTCCTGGCCATCCGGATGGCCGCCTTCGTCACGTCGTTGAGGTCCTCGCCGAGCTGGCGGGTGCGGTCGAGCCGGCTCCGGAACTCGTTTTTCTCCTCCTCGGTGAGACAGAGCCGCGAGCACTCCCGGCAGGTCCCCCGCAGGAGCCGGCGGATGAGTTTGGCGTGGCCGACGTGGATGACCGGCGCCGCGAGCTCGATGTGACCGAAGTGGCCGTTACAGGAGCCGGAGTGCTTCCCGCAGGTCTTGCACTCCAGTCCGGGGTCGATGACGCCCAGCCGCGGGTCCATCAGGCCCATGTCGATGGGGAAGCCGTCGTCGTCGTACGTGTCGGCCGTGATGACCTTCGTGGCCGACATGTCGCGGTACTCCTCGGGGTCCATCAGCCCGAAGCTGAGCGACCCGATTTCCTTGGGTGCTTGTCCGTCCATCATACAGCGTCCTCCAGTTCGATCCGCGGCGCGATGCCAAGCGCCTTCATCTCGTCCAGCAGTAGCTTGAACGCGTAACTCATCTCCACCTCGTGGACGTCGGTCTCCTCCTCACAGTTCGGACAGTAGACGCGCCGCTGCTCGACGTTCTCGACGGCGCTCATGCCACACTGCCCGCAGACGTGAATCCACTCGCGGTCGGACTCGTCGAGCAGTCGCT
This genomic interval carries:
- a CDS encoding GNAT family N-acetyltransferase; translation: MSEVTIRAATEDDVEGILRVADRGWRAAYGDFLPEDVIDTAMAEWYDAGATARTLDREDVAYFVADADRRVVGYVSGGPADGTPDEAVLGAIYVDPDRWGEGIGSRLLERFEAWCLDRNRPSIRFRVLAANDLGAAFYRSHGYEVAHEESSELFGEPVTDLCFRGNVDE
- a CDS encoding aryl-sulfate sulfotransferase, whose amino-acid sequence is MSPRADLRSALAERDVPRIWLFRAAVVVLVLALCTPAAASYVTYEETSHQRGTLESVAENETVISIQGFHFEGEGSSKKPSGLVGVDGRAQTEWTLNGSEADWPVDTVDQSWWFYDVDPLPNGNFLVVNTFPGETFVHEYDPETGERIWGERFPEMVDTHDVAYLNDEEIAIANMRNYDEEAGVSDDRVVIYNRTQGEITWEWYFREHYPADMDGGMNEDWSHVNDVDPVGEDRLLLSPRNFDQAIVVNRTTGDIVMQLGEDGNHSVLNEQHNPDYFESEDGTPTMLVADSENDRIVEYALTDECERPEGVEKAGNRLDCEWELVWELGGPEQFNWPRDADRLPNGNTLVTDSLNHRVIEVTPTGEIVWEYYVGWGPYDAERGETESSGPTMQDMNVSGSYDVNGSAGLEPGTGNSTTLAGWMSAMAAGTPAEASVDEAAQRWSHVAPWIYPVWMSDWDFAYVILAVVLSLVWAVYEGYRKRGVVVDAVAG
- a CDS encoding 30S ribosomal protein S7, which translates into the protein MSSEAPEPDAPASTDDERVSAKLFGEWEVSGIEYGDPSTQRYITVTPIAHTMGRHTDKQFKKSELSVVERLINRLMQTDENTGKKQQATRIVREAFDIVHERTEENPVQVLVTAVENAGPREETVRLKYGGISVPKAVDVAPQRRVDQALKFIAQGTYNASFKTPTPVEEALANQLVGAANYDLQAYPVSQKEEQERVAAAAR
- a CDS encoding 30S ribosomal protein S12 → MANGKYAARKLKKDRQKHRWSDSDYARRARGLGKKSDPLEGAPQGRGIVLEKVGIEAKQPNSAIRKCVRVQLIKNGKQVTAFCPGDGAISFIDEHDEVTIAGIGGAKGRAMGDLSGVNYKVEKVNGVSLIELVRGNAEKPVR
- a CDS encoding NusA-like transcription termination signal-binding factor, which codes for MAVTLTDEARRHIAVLDAETDVAATDCIVDEEYDRVVFVVPPGTMGQAIGPGGEHVQRLEEKLGRAVEIVEGADTAAAFVANALAPAAVYNVTISENDTTVAYAEVDREDRGVAIGADGRNIELARRLAGRHFGVDEIELP
- a CDS encoding DNA-directed RNA polymerase subunit A''; the protein is MTEVPDDVEELVESSDLPRRLKDEVYETVGSREDVTVDHAEQIVEAVESQYLETRVDPLDPVGTVSAQSIGEPGTQMSVPSDERVVVRHDGETEVTEIGPLVDSLIEGREARQLDGHEVALAPDGLEVPSLSSDETVEWKPVEEVSRHETPDELLRFELESGRSVRATKAHSFVTRRDNEVVPVAGENLDVGDWLPVVSSIDAAGSDSVDLREYLPASDYWYTSALTDGGTEAVPGGADQRRNKLDALESGRLDEHAVYPTQGTVGLPERFPLDEETGFFVGAWLAEGSLTDYYVSVSNVDPEFQSRIRSFAARFDLSVNEYENDSGFADGYDIRLNGTVLTDFLRAACVTDGEKTIPGFAVGADESFVAGLLRGYFSGDGNVGKNAVRSSSVSNRLTAGIALLLARFDVYATLGEQDDSRTLRVPKKHVPRFVDRIGMVGERSEALDALADGIDTDGPDATDQIPNFGDSLDAVAEAAGIPKRQVNSATKRQRIGRNRLTRLVAEAESELDGPHPEVDALRRAVTGDVVWDRIESIETVESNHEYVYDFSVSGLETFTTAEGVVTHNTMNTFHYAGVAEIDVTQGLPRLIELVDARKTPDTPMMTVHLEDEYATDREKAHEVVWKIEATRILALGDVSTNVADMLVRIDLNEETLEERWPTVESLDEVAGEIADTIESKLGVDTVQPEPAIIEFGPDQPSYRELLQLVEELREVVFKGIDEISRVVIRKEELDDGEEFVLYTEGSSFGDVLDIEGVDASRTTCNNIHEIHKNLGIEAAREAIIEETMNTLEEQGLDDVNIRHLMLVADIMTNNGEIESIGRHGISGNKDSVLARAAFEVTVNHLLDAAIHGEVDALDGVTENVIVGKPIKLGTGDVDLRMSAKRADGGTADD
- a CDS encoding DNA-directed RNA polymerase subunit A'; protein product: MMDGQAPKEIGSLSFGLMDPEEYRDMSATKVITADTYDDDGFPIDMGLMDPRLGVIDPGLECKTCGKHSGSCNGHFGHIELAAPVIHVGHAKLIRRLLRGTCRECSRLCLTEEEKNEFRSRLDRTRQLGEDLNDVTKAAIRMARKKDRCPHCGEKQYDINHEKPTTYYEVQQVLSSEYPERIAAAMEGRDPDGEGDDEDREPVSPAELSEETGVEVERINQILSGEFRPKRDDREAIEKALDVDLTEEDMNKLMPSDIRDWFEDIPDEDIEVLGISSEKSRPEWMILTVLPVPPVTARPSITLDNGQRSEDDLTHKLVDIIRINQRFMENREAGAPQLIIEDLWELLQYHVTTFMDNEISGTPPARHRSGRPLKTLSQRLKGKEGRFRGSLSGKRVNFSARTVISPDPTLSLNEVGVPDRVASEMTQTMNVNERNLSEARRYVANGPEEHPGANYVKRPDGRRLKVTEKNCEELAEKIEPGWEVARHLIDGDIVIFNRQPSLHRMSIMAHEVVVMPYKTFRLNTTVCPPYNADFDGDEMNMHALQNEEARAEARVLMRVQEQILSPRFGENIIGAIQDHISGTYLLTNENPQFNETQALDLLRATSIDELPEPDGTDEEGTEYWTGRTIFSELLPDGLSLEFTSSAGDTVVIEEGQLVSGTIDEDAVGAFGGEVVDTICKVYGNTRARQFVNEVATLAMRAIMHFGFSIGIDDESIERDAEEQIGEAIDSAYERVQSLIEAYRAGELESLPGRTVDETLEMKIMQTLGKARDSAGDIADDHFDTDNPAVVMAQSGARGSMLNLTQMAGCVGQQAVRGERINRGYEDRTLSHFQRNDLSADAHGFVENSYRNGLTPKEFFFHAMGGREGLVDTAVRTSKSGYLQRRLINALSELEAQYDGTVRDTSDTVVQFEFGEDGTSPVRVSSGEEFDIDVESITDRIVEEEFDTEAAKREFLGIDEPTTNLSEHGESWRAAGGTEVESDD